One part of the Halopenitus persicus genome encodes these proteins:
- a CDS encoding ZIP family metal transporter yields MNEFATMLVVTTVAGAITGVGALPVFVRATVSHRTYDAALGLAAGIMIAASVFGLILPGMEQGTLFAVMSGVFLGGFVLLGGNRLIPHLHARYVGWRREGGEWGWERGTVAGTDDPAESVDDLAIASRARRALLIGTAIVLHNAPEGLAMGVAFASGLEDVALLLAVVIGLQNVPDGFAFAVPFGETGLSNGRVLVYTTLSGLVPQVTAAIVGFFLVSFATGIFPVAAGFAAGAMMAVVFREMIPSSHGHGYADAATAAFLVGFALLVVVDELLVV; encoded by the coding sequence ATGAACGAGTTCGCGACGATGCTGGTCGTGACGACCGTCGCGGGGGCGATCACCGGCGTCGGCGCGCTCCCGGTGTTCGTGCGGGCGACGGTCTCACACCGGACGTACGACGCCGCGCTCGGACTCGCGGCGGGGATCATGATCGCCGCCAGCGTCTTCGGATTGATCCTGCCGGGGATGGAGCAGGGGACGCTCTTCGCCGTGATGTCGGGCGTGTTCCTCGGCGGCTTCGTCCTTCTGGGCGGGAACCGGCTCATCCCGCACCTCCACGCTCGGTACGTCGGATGGCGTCGGGAGGGTGGCGAGTGGGGATGGGAGCGCGGAACGGTTGCCGGAACGGATGATCCGGCGGAATCGGTCGACGACCTCGCGATCGCCTCACGTGCCCGCCGTGCCCTGCTCATCGGCACGGCGATCGTCCTCCACAACGCCCCCGAGGGGCTCGCGATGGGCGTCGCCTTCGCCTCGGGACTCGAGGACGTCGCGCTCCTGCTCGCGGTCGTCATCGGCCTCCAGAACGTCCCGGACGGCTTCGCCTTCGCGGTCCCGTTCGGTGAGACCGGACTCTCGAACGGCCGTGTGCTCGTCTATACGACGCTTTCGGGGTTGGTCCCGCAGGTCACCGCCGCGATCGTCGGGTTCTTCCTCGTCTCGTTCGCGACGGGGATCTTCCCGGTCGCCGCCGGGTTCGCGGCCGGGGCGATGATGGCGGTCGTCTTCCGGGAGATGATCCCCTCCTCGCACGGTCACGGGTACGCCGACGCGGCCACCGCGGCGTTCCTCGTCGGCTTCGCCCTGCTCGTGGTCGTCGACGAGCTGCTGGTCGTCTGA
- a CDS encoding acyl-CoA dehydrogenase family protein gives MDFELTDEQKQLREEVRRFADNEIRPIASEHDREESYPYDVIEKAAEMGLIAPHVPVEYGGVGYSAIENAIIIEELFAVDPGIGLSISGAGFGAEAIMEFGTEEQKEEVLPAVTSGESLLGSAISEPQAGSDVTSIATRAEKDGDEWVINGSKMWITNGTVGDYFVVLCETDPEIEDRYSGYSQILVEADRDGFEAEKITGKMGVRASDTAEVYLDDVRVPEENLVGQRGMGFLQLMQFFDETRTAIAAQGVGIAKGATERALEYAQEREQFDRPISDFQAIKHKLAEMRTNTEAARWLTYCSAWSVDADPDRATALASMAKEFSSRIAVEAADEAVQIHGGAGYVDDHDVERLYRDAKITQIYEGTTEIQKNIIARELLGDGIGV, from the coding sequence ATGGACTTCGAGCTCACCGACGAGCAGAAACAGCTGCGCGAGGAGGTCCGACGGTTCGCCGACAACGAGATCCGGCCGATCGCGAGCGAGCACGATCGCGAGGAGTCGTATCCGTACGACGTGATCGAGAAGGCGGCCGAGATGGGACTGATCGCGCCCCACGTTCCCGTCGAGTACGGCGGCGTCGGCTACTCGGCGATCGAGAACGCGATCATCATCGAGGAGCTGTTCGCGGTCGACCCGGGGATCGGGCTGAGCATCTCCGGCGCCGGATTCGGCGCGGAGGCGATCATGGAGTTCGGGACCGAGGAACAGAAGGAGGAGGTCCTCCCCGCGGTCACCAGCGGCGAGTCGCTGCTGGGGTCGGCGATCAGCGAACCGCAGGCCGGATCCGACGTCACGTCGATCGCGACGCGGGCCGAAAAGGACGGCGACGAGTGGGTGATAAACGGGTCGAAGATGTGGATCACCAACGGGACGGTGGGCGACTACTTCGTCGTCCTGTGTGAGACCGATCCGGAGATCGAGGACCGCTACTCGGGGTACTCGCAGATCCTCGTCGAGGCCGACCGGGACGGCTTCGAGGCCGAGAAGATCACCGGCAAGATGGGCGTCCGCGCGAGCGACACCGCGGAGGTCTACCTCGACGACGTCCGAGTGCCCGAGGAGAACCTGGTCGGCCAGCGGGGGATGGGCTTTCTCCAGCTGATGCAGTTCTTCGACGAGACCCGAACCGCCATCGCCGCCCAGGGCGTCGGGATCGCCAAGGGGGCGACCGAGCGCGCGCTCGAGTACGCACAGGAACGCGAGCAGTTCGACCGCCCGATCAGCGACTTCCAGGCGATCAAACACAAGCTCGCCGAGATGCGCACGAACACCGAGGCGGCGCGTTGGCTCACCTACTGCTCCGCGTGGTCGGTCGACGCCGACCCCGACCGGGCCACCGCGCTCGCCTCGATGGCCAAGGAGTTCTCCTCGCGGATCGCGGTCGAGGCCGCCGACGAGGCCGTCCAGATCCACGGCGGCGCCGGCTACGTCGACGACCACGACGTCGAGCGGCTCTACCGCGACGCGAAGATCACCCAGATCTACGAGGGGACGACCGAGATCCAGAAGAACATCATCGCCCGGGAACTGCTCGGCGACGGGATCGGAGTCTGA
- the gyrB gene encoding DNA topoisomerase (ATP-hydrolyzing) subunit B has protein sequence MSEENEYGAGQIQVLEGLQAVRKRPAMYIGSTDGRGLHHLVYEVVDNSIDEALAGHCSEIEVTIHEDGSVSVHDDGRGIPVDTHEQYDRPALEVIMTVLHAGGKFDSKSYQVSGGLHGVGVSVVNALASSLEVEVKRDGGVYRHRFDHGEPVEGAFERVRGMDPDEETGTTIRFWPDAEIFETTDFEYGTLANRLRELAFLNSGVAITLTDERPDETDRETFQYEGGIREFVEYLNETRSPIHSDVIYFTDEADGVHVEIAMQATEELQGSVHAFANNINTREGGTHLTGFKTALTRTVNDYANEHGLIDDLEGNLKGEDVREGLTAVISVKHPDPQFEGQTKTKLGNSEVRGIVESAVHERLGTYFEEDPDTARKVVHKAAEAARARKAAKKAEELTRRKSALESTALPGKLADCQTRDPEEAELFVVEGDSAGGCFTGDTEIALASGRSITFEELVREHKNGETHYCYTVGADGKIGLQQIANPRITKTDANLVEVTLDNGETIRCTPDHEFMLRDGSYCEAQDLDEGRSLMPLYRKTSDTNEENITIDGYEMVKQPVMRDFWEFTHLLADRYNLENERYGRSDGEHKHHLDFDKRNNRPGNIQRLPEDEHLELHREHAKQTLHTEEVYEKLRELRQSEEFREMMSDRMQREETVEILREQAEEQWEDEEYREYMREAWQEYYDNNPEYRERVRERLTEEARKYWANESHRKEQSERVEQYYEENPEAVEKRRKEAKEQWDNEELLEWRSEKTKQQWDEEFREQRMEAYNRTYFENTIPFMKEVLEEEGDLENYDERRRERDDPNVLTKSTTIEKFFEGEPELIEAVQAHNHSVVSVEPLEDTEDVYDLEVPGTHNFALESGVFVHNSAKQGRNRENQAILPLKGKILNVEKHRLDRILENDEIRALITAIGAGIGEEFDIDDVRYNKIILLVDADVDGAHIRTLLLTLLYRHMKPLIEAGYVYAAQPPLYRIRKGSETYDAMTEAERDRIIEEECDGDPDQTQRFKGLGEMNPDQLWNTTMDPENRILKRITIDDAAAADRMFNVLMGDAVEPRKQFIKEHATEAEWVDI, from the coding sequence ATGTCAGAGGAAAACGAGTACGGCGCCGGGCAGATCCAGGTCCTCGAAGGCCTCCAAGCCGTCCGGAAGCGCCCGGCGATGTACATCGGGTCGACCGACGGTCGCGGGTTACACCACCTCGTCTACGAGGTGGTCGACAACTCGATCGACGAGGCCCTCGCCGGCCACTGTTCGGAGATCGAGGTCACGATCCACGAGGACGGATCGGTGAGCGTCCACGACGACGGCCGCGGCATCCCGGTCGACACCCACGAGCAGTACGACCGTCCGGCCCTCGAGGTCATCATGACGGTCCTCCACGCCGGCGGGAAGTTCGACTCGAAGTCCTATCAGGTCTCCGGCGGACTCCACGGGGTCGGCGTGAGCGTCGTCAACGCGCTGGCCAGCAGCCTCGAGGTCGAGGTCAAACGCGACGGCGGCGTCTACCGCCACCGGTTCGACCACGGCGAGCCGGTCGAGGGCGCCTTCGAGCGCGTCCGCGGGATGGACCCCGACGAGGAGACGGGCACGACGATCCGATTCTGGCCCGACGCGGAGATCTTCGAGACGACCGACTTCGAGTACGGCACGCTCGCGAACCGGCTGCGCGAGCTCGCTTTCCTCAACTCCGGGGTCGCGATCACGCTGACAGACGAGCGGCCCGACGAGACCGACCGGGAGACGTTCCAGTACGAGGGCGGCATCCGCGAGTTCGTCGAATACCTCAACGAGACGCGGTCGCCGATCCACTCGGACGTCATCTACTTCACCGACGAGGCGGACGGCGTCCACGTCGAGATCGCGATGCAGGCGACCGAGGAGCTGCAGGGGTCGGTCCACGCGTTCGCGAACAACATCAACACCCGCGAGGGCGGCACCCACCTGACGGGCTTCAAAACCGCTCTGACCCGGACCGTCAACGACTACGCCAACGAACACGGCCTGATCGACGACCTCGAGGGGAACCTCAAGGGGGAGGACGTCCGCGAGGGGCTCACCGCGGTCATCTCGGTGAAACATCCCGACCCCCAGTTCGAGGGCCAGACGAAGACCAAACTCGGCAACTCGGAGGTCCGCGGGATCGTCGAGTCGGCGGTCCACGAACGCCTCGGGACCTACTTCGAGGAGGACCCCGACACCGCCCGGAAGGTCGTCCACAAGGCCGCCGAGGCCGCCCGGGCGCGAAAGGCCGCCAAGAAGGCCGAGGAACTCACCCGCCGGAAGTCGGCGCTCGAGTCGACCGCGTTGCCCGGCAAGCTCGCCGACTGCCAGACCCGGGATCCGGAGGAGGCCGAGCTGTTCGTGGTGGAGGGCGACAGCGCCGGCGGTTGCTTCACCGGTGACACGGAGATCGCACTCGCGTCCGGGCGATCGATCACGTTCGAGGAGCTCGTTAGGGAGCATAAAAACGGTGAAACGCACTACTGCTACACGGTCGGAGCCGATGGCAAGATCGGGCTCCAGCAGATCGCGAATCCGCGAATCACGAAAACTGATGCGAACCTCGTCGAAGTCACTCTCGATAACGGCGAGACGATACGGTGTACCCCCGACCACGAGTTCATGCTCAGGGACGGGAGCTACTGCGAGGCACAAGACCTTGATGAGGGCCGGTCGCTTATGCCGCTGTATCGGAAGACATCGGACACTAATGAAGAGAACATCACGATCGATGGCTATGAGATGGTAAAACAGCCGGTAATGCGTGACTTCTGGGAGTTTACTCACCTCCTTGCGGACCGATACAATTTGGAGAACGAAAGATACGGCAGAAGCGACGGAGAACACAAACACCATCTGGATTTCGATAAGCGAAATAATCGTCCCGGCAATATCCAGCGGCTCCCGGAAGACGAACATCTAGAGTTACACCGGGAACACGCAAAGCAAACACTCCATACGGAGGAAGTATACGAGAAACTTCGGGAACTCAGGCAGAGTGAGGAGTTCCGGGAGATGATGAGCGATCGTATGCAGCGAGAGGAGACTGTAGAGATTCTCCGGGAACAAGCCGAAGAACAGTGGGAAGACGAGGAGTACCGTGAGTATATGCGGGAGGCGTGGCAGGAATACTACGATAACAATCCGGAATACAGAGAACGCGTACGTGAACGTCTGACTGAGGAAGCTCGAAAGTACTGGGCTAACGAATCTCACCGTAAAGAGCAGTCAGAGCGGGTTGAGCAGTACTACGAGGAGAATCCGGAAGCTGTTGAAAAGCGACGGAAAGAGGCAAAAGAGCAGTGGGATAACGAGGAGCTTCTCGAATGGCGAAGTGAGAAGACAAAACAGCAGTGGGATGAAGAGTTTCGGGAACAGCGAATGGAGGCGTACAACCGGACTTACTTCGAGAATACGATCCCCTTTATGAAGGAAGTCCTGGAAGAGGAGGGCGATCTGGAGAACTACGACGAGCGCAGGCGGGAGAGAGACGATCCGAACGTCCTCACCAAATCAACGACGATAGAGAAATTCTTCGAAGGAGAGCCGGAGTTAATCGAGGCCGTACAGGCACATAACCACTCCGTCGTGTCGGTGGAACCCCTCGAAGACACCGAAGACGTGTACGATCTCGAAGTACCCGGAACCCACAACTTCGCGCTCGAATCAGGGGTGTTCGTCCACAACAGCGCCAAACAGGGTCGCAACCGCGAGAACCAGGCGATCCTCCCCTTAAAAGGGAAGATCCTCAACGTCGAGAAACACCGGCTCGACCGCATCCTTGAGAACGACGAGATCCGCGCGCTGATCACGGCGATCGGCGCCGGGATCGGCGAGGAGTTCGACATCGACGACGTCCGGTACAACAAGATCATCCTGCTCGTCGACGCCGACGTCGACGGCGCACACATCCGAACCCTCCTGTTGACGCTTTTATACCGGCACATGAAGCCGCTGATCGAGGCCGGCTACGTGTACGCGGCGCAGCCGCCGCTGTACCGGATCCGAAAGGGATCGGAAACGTACGACGCGATGACCGAGGCGGAACGCGACCGCATCATCGAGGAGGAGTGCGACGGCGACCCCGACCAGACCCAGCGGTTCAAGGGACTCGGGGAGATGAACCCCGATCAGCTGTGGAACACGACCATGGACCCCGAAAACCGAATCCTGAAACGGATAACCATCGACGACGCGGCCGCCGCCGATCGGATGTTCAACGTGCTGATGGGTGATGCGGTCGAGCCGCGCAAGCAGTTCATCAAGGAACACGCCACGGAGGCGGAGTGGGTGGACATCTGA
- a CDS encoding DNA topoisomerase IV subunit A, producing the protein MATNDQDARAQLIDLAAEFYDQFAGGQIPEMTLPTRTKSNIEYDPESGVWTYGDRTSTRSANSVRGARKLLKAVYTIEFLADQLEEGRSSTLRELYYLSESWDNDEAQFTSQDESNDLVEDLEIVSGVTREDFHMRPEESGATLMGPLRLREQTRRGEREIHCQEDVGEGGYQIPNNPDMIEFLDHDVDFVLCVETGGMRDRLVENGFDDDYNCLVVHLKGQPARATRRITRRLNDELDLPVVVFTDGDPWSYRIFGSVAYGSIKSAHLSEYLATPDARFIGIRPADIVEYDLPSDPLSDSDVNALESELEDPRFQTDYWEEQIELQLDIGKKSEQQALASRGLDFVTDTYLPERLDEMGVR; encoded by the coding sequence ATGGCAACCAACGACCAGGACGCACGAGCGCAGCTCATCGACCTTGCGGCCGAGTTTTACGACCAGTTCGCTGGCGGGCAGATCCCGGAGATGACCCTGCCGACGCGAACGAAAAGCAACATCGAGTACGACCCCGAAAGCGGCGTCTGGACCTACGGCGACCGCACCTCGACGCGGAGCGCGAACTCCGTGCGCGGCGCCCGGAAGCTGCTGAAGGCGGTCTACACGATCGAGTTCCTCGCGGACCAGCTCGAGGAGGGACGGTCCTCCACCCTGCGTGAGCTGTACTACCTCTCGGAGTCGTGGGACAACGACGAGGCGCAGTTCACGAGCCAGGACGAGTCGAACGATCTCGTCGAGGACCTGGAGATCGTCTCCGGGGTCACCCGCGAGGACTTCCACATGCGTCCGGAGGAGTCGGGCGCGACCCTGATGGGGCCGCTGCGGCTCCGCGAGCAGACCCGCCGCGGCGAACGGGAGATCCACTGTCAGGAGGACGTCGGCGAGGGGGGCTACCAGATCCCCAACAACCCGGACATGATCGAGTTCCTCGACCACGACGTCGACTTCGTCCTCTGCGTCGAGACCGGCGGGATGCGCGACCGGCTCGTGGAGAACGGCTTCGACGACGACTACAACTGTCTCGTCGTCCACCTCAAGGGCCAGCCCGCGCGCGCGACCCGCCGGATCACCCGGCGGCTCAACGACGAGCTCGACCTGCCGGTGGTCGTCTTCACCGACGGCGACCCGTGGTCCTACCGCATCTTCGGCTCGGTGGCGTACGGCTCGATCAAGTCCGCACACCTCTCGGAGTACCTCGCGACGCCGGACGCGCGGTTCATCGGCATTCGGCCGGCGGACATCGTCGAGTACGACCTACCCAGCGATCCCCTCTCCGACTCCGACGTGAACGCCCTCGAATCGGAGCTCGAGGACCCACGCTTCCAGACCGACTACTGGGAGGAACAGATCGAGCTGCAACTCGACATCGGCAAGAAGTCCGAACAGCAGGCGCTGGCGAGCCGCGGACTCGATTTCGTCACCGACACCTATCTCCCCGAGCGGCTCGACGAGATGGGCGTCCGCTGA
- a CDS encoding DNA topoisomerase VI subunit B gives MTSIQSTLGEEEGIAEELAAGQREISIAEFFEKNKHMLGFDSGARGLVTAVKEAVDNALDATEEAGVLPDIYVEITEVGDYYRLVIEDNGPGITKEQLPKVFGKLLYGSRFHTREQSRGQQGIGISAAVLYSQLTSGQPAKITSRPKGQSRAQYFELIIDTDTNEPEIKADEETSWDRPHGTRIELEMEANMRARSQLHDYIKHTAVVNPHARIELREPGLDEPLKFERGTDQLPAETSEIRPHPHGVELGTLIKMLEATDSYSISGFLQEEFTRVGKKTADSVLANFRDRHFGRELAWRPPDAHEDADVAAAVADAVSNKGAAATDAFASRVAETVGNHDRIAHAELVGIVETVAEEVAADTDKTFGATVRENAIAAAWTEITAYGDAEDAADDETRDLLTADLHAVIEDATSTRKDDGTVRAVAEALARRFANGGDERFRFTRANLEREIADAATFVVDQRDVSFGETARENVADALWSLMETVPDDPPNVDAVAGNRDAAAELLEAMRETDILAPPTDCLAPITADLVEAGLRKEFTADFYAAATRDAEVHGGDPFIVEAGIAYGGEIPADGSVEVMRFANRVPLVYQRGACATTDVIKSIGWRNYGLDQPGGSGLPSGPAVIMVHVASTNVPFTSESKDALANIPEIEDEIELAIREAARELKSFLNKRRSMQKRREKQDVLGRILPEMADKVAEVTGRERPDIDGALARIMNNVSVEREFDGDDEVAVTLRVENHSDTNEDLEITDIVSAKPTDPSDGTVVDMDGEWFLQWKPTVPAGEEATLTYTVADDADFDVSVDGVEAEKLTVNA, from the coding sequence ATGACGTCCATCCAGTCGACGCTCGGCGAGGAGGAGGGGATCGCCGAGGAGTTGGCCGCTGGCCAACGCGAGATCTCCATCGCCGAGTTCTTCGAGAAGAACAAACACATGCTCGGGTTCGACTCGGGCGCTCGCGGGCTGGTGACGGCGGTGAAGGAGGCCGTCGACAACGCCCTCGACGCGACCGAGGAGGCCGGCGTGCTCCCGGACATCTACGTCGAGATCACCGAGGTGGGCGACTACTACCGCCTCGTGATCGAGGACAACGGGCCCGGGATCACGAAGGAACAGCTCCCGAAGGTCTTCGGAAAGCTGCTGTATGGGAGTCGTTTTCACACCCGTGAGCAGAGTCGCGGTCAACAGGGGATCGGTATCTCAGCGGCTGTGCTGTACTCTCAGCTCACTTCCGGACAACCGGCGAAGATCACCTCGCGGCCCAAGGGGCAGTCGCGGGCCCAGTACTTCGAGCTGATAATCGACACCGACACGAACGAGCCGGAGATCAAGGCCGACGAGGAAACGAGCTGGGACCGCCCGCACGGGACGCGCATCGAGCTCGAGATGGAGGCGAACATGCGCGCACGGTCGCAGCTGCACGATTACATCAAACACACGGCGGTCGTCAACCCTCACGCCCGGATCGAACTCCGCGAGCCCGGTCTCGACGAGCCGCTGAAGTTCGAGCGTGGGACCGATCAGCTGCCGGCGGAGACCTCGGAGATCCGGCCCCATCCCCACGGCGTCGAGCTGGGGACGCTCATCAAGATGCTGGAGGCGACCGACTCCTACTCGATCTCCGGGTTCCTCCAGGAGGAGTTCACCCGCGTCGGAAAGAAGACGGCCGACTCCGTGCTCGCGAACTTTCGCGACCGGCACTTCGGCCGGGAGCTGGCCTGGCGGCCGCCCGACGCCCACGAGGACGCCGACGTCGCGGCGGCGGTCGCGGACGCGGTCTCCAACAAGGGCGCCGCGGCCACCGACGCGTTCGCGAGCCGGGTGGCGGAGACGGTCGGCAACCACGACCGGATCGCTCACGCCGAGCTGGTCGGGATCGTCGAGACGGTCGCCGAGGAGGTCGCGGCCGACACCGACAAGACGTTCGGTGCGACGGTCCGCGAGAACGCGATCGCGGCCGCCTGGACCGAGATCACCGCCTACGGCGACGCCGAGGACGCGGCCGACGACGAGACGCGTGACCTTCTCACCGCCGACCTTCACGCGGTCATCGAGGACGCGACGAGCACGCGTAAGGACGACGGGACGGTTCGAGCGGTCGCCGAGGCGCTCGCGCGCCGGTTCGCGAACGGCGGCGACGAACGGTTTCGGTTCACCCGCGCGAACCTCGAGCGCGAGATCGCCGACGCCGCGACCTTCGTGGTCGACCAGCGGGACGTCAGCTTCGGCGAGACCGCCCGGGAGAACGTCGCCGACGCGCTCTGGTCGCTGATGGAGACGGTTCCCGACGACCCGCCGAACGTGGACGCGGTGGCCGGAAACCGCGACGCCGCCGCGGAGCTGTTGGAGGCGATGCGCGAGACGGACATCCTGGCGCCGCCGACCGACTGCCTGGCGCCGATCACCGCGGATCTCGTCGAGGCGGGACTCCGGAAGGAGTTCACCGCGGACTTCTATGCGGCCGCGACGCGGGACGCCGAGGTCCACGGCGGCGACCCCTTCATCGTCGAGGCGGGGATCGCCTACGGCGGCGAGATCCCGGCCGACGGCAGCGTCGAGGTGATGCGCTTTGCGAATCGGGTCCCGCTGGTCTACCAGCGCGGCGCATGCGCGACGACGGACGTGATCAAGTCGATCGGCTGGCGCAACTACGGGCTGGACCAGCCCGGCGGCAGCGGACTGCCGAGCGGGCCGGCGGTGATCATGGTCCACGTCGCCTCCACGAACGTTCCGTTCACGAGCGAGTCGAAGGACGCGCTCGCGAACATCCCGGAGATCGAGGACGAGATCGAACTCGCCATCCGGGAGGCGGCCCGGGAGCTGAAGTCGTTCCTCAACAAGCGGCGCTCGATGCAAAAGCGCCGGGAGAAACAGGACGTCCTCGGGCGCATCCTCCCGGAGATGGCCGACAAGGTCGCGGAGGTGACCGGCCGCGAGCGTCCCGACATCGACGGCGCGCTCGCACGCATCATGAACAACGTCAGCGTCGAACGCGAGTTCGACGGCGACGACGAGGTCGCCGTCACGCTCCGGGTGGAGAACCATTCGGACACGAACGAGGACCTCGAGATCACGGACATCGTCTCGGCGAAACCGACCGATCCCTCCGACGGGACGGTCGTGGATATGGACGGCGAGTGGTTCCTGCAGTGGAAACCGACCGTCCCGGCCGGCGAAGAGGCAACGTTGACGTACACGGTGGCTGACGACGCCGACTTCGACGTGAGCGTCGACGGCGTCGAAGCCGAGAAACTCACGGTGAACGCCTGA